The nucleotide window ATGTTAGCAAACGCTGGAGTGTCTAtctacatataaaatatcatgCTCTATAGATACATGACATAGGCTTACAAAGAAAACTCAAAAGAAAAGAACTACAAGAAGATGATGAAAGGGATAGAATCTTTGGCTGTACATTGAAGAAGATGTTCACGTCCTCTGTTTTTTCATCTTCACCATTCCTGGACTCCAGTTATACGAACAGGCAATCAATCTTCTTAGCCAAAGAAGTGTACGAACCAGTGAAGAACTTTTCGTTTTTAATCTCGTGCATGTACACTCCGGAGGAAAGATAGGCATCCGCTCTTTTCATCGCTGTATCAAAACCAACCCCCACAACTCAAAACATTTAAACTCCAAAAGTTACAGAGATACGGAATCaggaaacagagagagagagagacagttAGGCATCATGAATCTAGTTGCTCTTGCAATCAATCTATAGTGTTAAACACAGCACATGATTAGCACCTTCTCTCATTACCTTTGAGCAACAAAAAAAACCCCAAAACCTTCAAGTAAAATCTCGTGtaaccaaccaaccaaccaaccaacaCATCTACATGATTCACATGACGCATAGAGAAGACACAAAGACATTAACTTTAGAAGActcacaataaaaaaaaaaattggctaTTTTGTTCTTTCTGTATCAATCTTCAACATCTATTTAGTCTAAAGTAACAAAGCATTGATATGACCAaagatattaatataaaaatgaaaccTTTACCTTAGACTCCTTCGGCTTCGATCACTGTTGCTTCTGCTGCTACTACCACCACTACTCTTTGAGCTCCCACTGTTAATCCTTGACACACCTCTCTGACTCCTACCAGATTCTGACTTCAACCAATCTTTATCCTCCGAAACGGAACATCCCGGAGAAGAAAACCAAGAGCCTTTACTCGTCACAGAAGCATCATCATCctcacacttcttcttcttcgtccttTTCTTAGCACCCAAGCTAacagaaaaccctaatttcagaAGAAACCCACCACTGTTTACTCGAACCGGGTCGACCCACTTATCGCTCTTCACCTTCCTCACAGCTTTACTCTGCTTTTTCCTTCTCTgaggcatttcgtcgaacaccttCCGATCATTCTCTTCCTCTGTTTTCACCTCCACGAGATCCTTCAAGGAGAGCTCG belongs to Brassica rapa cultivar Chiifu-401-42 chromosome A07, CAAS_Brap_v3.01, whole genome shotgun sequence and includes:
- the LOC103832154 gene encoding uncharacterized protein LOC103832154, with protein sequence MCCSCSVNKTLKIAFLICLIKAMFDPSSKSFSTHLIFPRTFDDHPDSGVCSPPLWKNSPPHVQTNYHSLSPVSKAQVIARGQRELMEMISKMPESCYELSLKDLVEVKTEEENDRKVFDEMPQRRKKQSKAVRKVKSDKWVDPVRVNSGGFLLKLGFSVSLGAKKRTKKKKCEDDDASVTSKGSWFSSPGCSVSEDKDWLKSESGRSQRGVSRINSGSSKSSGGSSSRSNSDRSRRSLSDEKSGCLSFLRSVHARD